Proteins encoded together in one Felis catus isolate Fca126 chromosome B3, F.catus_Fca126_mat1.0, whole genome shotgun sequence window:
- the LOC101085134 gene encoding ras-related protein Rap-2c-like, whose translation MAGLGPRPAKGYRVVLLGSVAVGKTALATQFACGSFPEQCEPSVEELFSKVIEVNAAPALLEIVDTVGAEHLVTLKDLYIKNSDGFVVLYSVCSEASFEAVRPLRERMGRLRGPKAVPLVLVGTKADLDAERQVLTARGRALAREWRCPFLEVTAKSKLMVDQVFTQVVREVEALAPPEERAPALPTNAQDTWPSERFIG comes from the coding sequence ATGGCAGGCCTGGGGCCGCGACCCGCCAAGGGCTACCGGGTGGTGCTGCTCGGGAGCGTGGCCGTGGGCAAGACGGCGCTGGCCACGCAGTTCGCCTGCGGCAGCTTCCCGGAGCAGTGCGAGCCGTCGGTGGAGGAGCTCTTCAGCAAGGTGATCGAGGTGAACGCGGCGCCCGCCCTGCTGGAGATCGTGGACACCGTGGGCGCCGAGCACCTGGTCACCCTCAAGGACCTGTACATCAAGAACAGCGACGGCTTCGTGGTGCTCTACAGCGTGTGCAGCGAGGCCTCGTTCGAGGCGGTGCGGCCGCTGCGGGAGCGCATGGGCCGGCTGCGGGGGCCCAAGGCCGTGCCGCTCGTGCTCGTGGGCACCAAGGCCGACCTGGACGCCGAGCGCCAGGTGCTGACGGCGCGGGGCCGCGCGCTGGCCCGCGAGTGGCGGTGCCCGTTCCTGGAGGTCACGGCCAAGAGCAAACTGATGGTGGACCAGGTGTTCACGCAGGTGGTGCGCGAGGTGGAGGCCCTGGCCCCGCCCGAGGAGCGGGCCCCGGCGCTCCCCACCAATGCCCAGGACACGTGGCCCTCGGAAAGATTCATTGGCTGA